Within the Arthrobacter caoxuetaonis genome, the region GCACTCTAGTCCGTCGCCGGCCAGGGGGATGCAGGTTTTGACGGAACTGCGGTGTCCTGCCACGATCAGTCTGGGCATTCGCCGACGTCAACACGCCCATCCGCATTATGCGCCGCAGGATCCTGCGGCCCCTGTCCAGGAGGAATCTTTGTCGCCACATCCCGCTTTGCAGGCTGTTCTCTGGGATATGGACGGCACGCTCGTGGACACCGAACCGTATTGGTTCGCCGCCGAGAAGGAGCTGATGGCCCGGTTTGGAGTTCGTTGGAGCGATGAGCAGGCCATGGAACTGGTGGGCAATGCCCTGCCCGATTCAGCCCGTGCACTGCAGGCGGCGGGCGCTGACCTGGGCATCCGCGAGATCCTCGATGAGCTACTGAAGAGCGTGGTCCGCGCGGTCCAGCAGAAGACTCCGTGGCGGCCGGGGGCCCGTGAGATGCTTGCCGATCTCCACTCCGAGGGGATTCCCTGCGCCATGGTCACTATGAGCGAGACCCTGCTGGCCCGCGTCGTCGCCGACCAGCTGCCCGAGGGCACTTTCCGCTTCCTTGTCACCGGGGAGATGGTCTCCCTGGGCAAGCCCGATCCGGAGCCCTACCTGCTGGCGGCGAAGCTGATGGGCGAAGAGCTCGGGGCATCCGTGGACCTGGACCGCGTGGTCGCGGTGGAGGATTCGCTTCCCGGCGTCGCCTCGGCCAAGGCATCGGGCGCTGTGACGCTCACCGTTCCGAACGCCGTCGAGGTCCCGGAGCAGCCTGGCATCACGCGCTGGGAGACCCTGGCCGGCCGCACCGTTGCTGATCTGCAGGCGCTGGTTGTGGAGCGAAGCACCCTCCGGGTTTAAGGCATCTGGTTCGTAACCTCAGGCGGGTACCCGGGGAACCACTGATTCTTTGAGTCCCTGGCCAGGTTCGCGTCCGGCGGGATATCCATCCCCTGGGCCAGGGCGTTTCGCACCGCCATGAAGTCCCGCGGAGTGTTGACGCAGTCCGCAGCAATGATCCGGCCTTCGCGGTAGTAGAGAACGGAGAATCTTTCGCTCTCCGGATCCCCGCGCAGGACAGTGCTGTCGTGCCCTGCGGACAAGCCGGCGATCTGCAGTTTCAAGTCCCCCTGATCCGACCAGAACCACGGCACCGTCCGGTACTCCGCTTCCAGGCCCAGCAGCGACCGCGCGGCGGTTTTCGCC harbors:
- a CDS encoding HAD family hydrolase yields the protein MSPHPALQAVLWDMDGTLVDTEPYWFAAEKELMARFGVRWSDEQAMELVGNALPDSARALQAAGADLGIREILDELLKSVVRAVQQKTPWRPGAREMLADLHSEGIPCAMVTMSETLLARVVADQLPEGTFRFLVTGEMVSLGKPDPEPYLLAAKLMGEELGASVDLDRVVAVEDSLPGVASAKASGAVTLTVPNAVEVPEQPGITRWETLAGRTVADLQALVVERSTLRV